aataacatgtcatcacacttatgaggattaacactcatagaggcattttcacaaacacgtggcatgttacattcatcaccaaccaaatcatgcaaagagtcatacaaagcacaatccatggcaaaaagacacaaggggtcaaggatcacacttaggtatttaaaccacaacaagtgtacccgctctgataccaattgaaagttcaaaaacgtgtacaaaaacacttttgaacgtttagacccccaaaaaccaatttaatcaacacagcaatatgttaaacaactagtgtgcggaaacttaacatatgctataacatggaattgattaaacaactatctaagccacaacaaaataaaccacagcagataatgtaaaggcagagatagagaagaaggaagatgcaaacacagcgataacaccagatatgttatcgaagaggaaaccgaagacctcggcgaaaaacctctccgccgccctccaagcggtaatcaatccactagaaaatacagttgggatacaaggacagcaatagaccctccaagcctaatctacccagtgcacctaagccctccaagcttcttgctccaacgaggttgcgccgaacctttttcttttctagctttccggattccgctactacaccgtagcatcaaccaataaagattggctccttcctaactgcttcccagaactccaaacgtctgtctcacagagatgataatggtgagaaccaggtttggtataatagcctctcaaggatttgacaatggagaggaagagagtgagggattttgatgagactctaaggtagagattgtgggtgaaacaatctggtttttctttagggtttttctctcaaaattctctctggaagctctctttcaatcgtgggttaaaagggtatttatactgaagaggagtggaatgcgaaacgtcaggtttttccaaaacaggggtggctcgcggcttgacctcgcggcttgactgagtcgcgagttccagtcgcgagttaaccatatggccagttgtcctgttttgtcctgtagtgctccagctagcatgactgttcatcttccagcatgcttggcacgtgtgcatcttctggcgggttgaagccgcgagtccagtcgcgagtcccagccgcgacactctgttttcttgcacactcttgagcaatcttcacactatctcactcactacccttacaacaatcccacctaaatacagggttactaaatgctgaattacaagcaaatttggcacggaataaagccaattagatggttgaataaattcaaccttacaataacATAGTTATTGTAATTGGAATTGCAGGTTGTTTGGACACCATACGATAACTATATGCATCCATGGTGTCTTGCAGAAAGAAATATATGGACTACAACAGCGCCATTGCTGTGCTTCCAAATTGTAGAGTATTACCACCCAGAAAGAGTCATGCAACAGTTTGGGTTGTTGCAAAGATGTCCAAGGTGGCCTACCGACAATTTGGATAAATCTGTGCATTGTGTAAAGTTGACAGGAAAGTCCACTGTCAATTGGAGAATGCAGCATGACCAATACTACCAGCGTTGGAACATGCGAGCTGAACTTCTAGTTGGAGATGACCATTTTGATTCAAGTGTGGACTATGCAACATGGTACTAGCAAAATGGTCACCTATTCACAACACCAGAGGCGGCTGCCCATATGTACTAGGttattattttaactttttcaatAATACTGCACTAATATTGATAACAAGTTATTTACACATCCAAATACTGCATTAATAttgataacaaattattattttcgatttttcaataatattgcactaataaatgttattttcctttttttgcgGCAGTAAACTGAGGTCAATAATATGTTAAATTTAGCTGTTGCAAACCAACAGAGGAATGATCTCACAGGACACAACAAGTCCTTCCACCAATAGTAGAGGGCCTTACCCGACTGAAGTTGTCAATGGAAGCAAATATTTCCTCCGTCCCTACTGAAAGGGTGACAACCTTCGGGCGACGACAAAGGCGCCGAGGAAGACAGCTGCAAACCTATACTGAAACCCACTCGTCCACCTCTGCACAACGTGGACAATGCGGAAATGATGATGCCGGACCATCCACCTCCGCACAACACAATATGTACAGCTCTACCCAAGCTGGGCCATCAACATTTGCTGGTAATGAGCCAACCACCTTCAGTGAGTATAATCCAATTAATGTGAACGAGTATTGCATGAATTTATATCAACAGATCGGATCATACACTTCCATAGGACAAGGATTTGAAGGTTTGTTTAGCTATGACCATTATCCCCAACCTAATTCAACACCTCCCTCTTATCACCCATCGCCACCTCCATCTTATGCTGGGCAATACAATTATGGCCAAGATAGCCAGTACAACTATGATTTCTGCACACCACAACCTTCCCAACCACCCCCTTATGTTGGTGATTTTTGCACGCCACAAAATACATGGGCATGTGCTCCAAACTCTGAGGAAGAGGCTTCCGTAACAGACTCTGAGGAAGATGCCTCAAATGAGGACAGTGGGGAAGATGCAGAAGATAGCCAAGATATGGAGGTGTCTTCAGATAATGAAGATGATGACTGTGGAAATTATCAAACAGAGGTTGATATTAGAACACAGCCAAGGTGCATGGGGAGAAGTCCTGTGCAAGTATGAAGGTACCCACAACGAGAAAATAGGCATCCTCCATGTTGtggaacacaacaaaaattgaatgtACCCCAACGTCGCAATCACTAAACAATGTAAAATGActgtttattaaaaatatattaaagtattatcattatttatgcatcattgtagcaaaaaatattATGCCTAGATAGTATACATAGCACATTGTACTACTAACCGTAAGACCTTTGTGAAAACAAGAAATGTATACTTATTTTTTcgaatttgaaattattgccCAATTAATCTAATCATACATCTATTTACTATAATTGTCCATTCCTAATCCGACATAGAATCTATATGTGTAGCCACAACTGTAGGTGCATAATAGGTGGAATAAAAAAGGTGTCAAACTTCAATAAATGGgaaatcttttttcctttgcatgATGGCTACTGTGgtgtacatttttattttcattctccaTAGCCTCTCTTCCAAACCCTCGTAAAAGtgtcaaagaaaaagaaaagtacatagattcttattcTCCACAGCCTCTCTTCCACAGCCTCTCGTACATTGATTCTTATTCTAAAGTGCATgttgtaaacaaaaacaaaaaaaagtacatagattcttatagaataaaaaaaatgactgatgtgcacgttgtaaacaaaaaaaaaacaaagaaagtatatagattcttacaatagaaaagaaaaaatgattgatgtgcacactataaaccaaaaaaaagcagagaaagtacatagattcttacaatatagaagaaaaaaatgattgatgtgcataCTGTAAACAACAATAAAGtatatagattcttacaataccgaagaaaaaaatgattgatgtgtacactgtaaacccaaaaaagcaaagaaagtacatagatttttacaatatagaagaaaaaaaattgattgatgtgcacgctgtaaacaaaaaaaaaaaaaaaaaaaaaaaaaaaaaaaagcaaagaaagtacatagattcttacatgcacgatatgaacaaaaaaagcaaagaaagtaaaaaaaaaaaaaaacaaagagtcaATCAGCCAATCACTTCAACTCCTTATCTCATAtggtttgtggcaatggcattgccgaaatagaggagagagatataaaaaaaagtacgcATATGAAAAAAAGTATCCTATAaggatagattcaagtacaATGACATTGCAGAGATTCTTTTCAGTATTTGTGGCATTGTAGAGAttctttcagtttttttttgttgccgaaatagaggagagagagataaaaaaagtacgcatataaaaaaaagtaccctataAGGATAAATTCAAGTACAATGGCATTGCAGTGGCATTGTAGAGAttctttcagtatttttttttaccgaAGGAGTTTTGTTTGTCATGTTCTTTTATGGTAAAAGTACCCTATAATGTCACTGAATTTAACTGATATGAAACTTGCATCCTATTTAAACAGCACTAATGTCACTGAAATTTTCACAGTTCTTATTTTCTACTCTTTTTCTCCTATAAATTCCATCAACCTTCTTCTCCACTCTTGTTCCCCTCATAATTTTACCAACCATTTTCAAATCATGCGTGCCATATATtctacaaacaactataagtaACAACACTTGCAAATATCTATCCGTTCGTTATCTCTTAGAAGGTGAGTTATATTTCTTAagtagttacttttttttttaataatattcatgttgatatgttttagggGCATAGCTaagcatgaaattttttttttttgttaaattatttgttcatgcaaatcTTGTTTCTGTATTATGTGTTTTGCAACATGAACTGATTTGTAtgatatgttttaaattatttatcaaTGAATTCTTgcctaaatttcaaatttgacgTATATTTCCTTAAAGAAATACTTAGTTTGTTAGCCTATAATATACACGTATatttaatactattattatcagtgaatatttttaatggattaCCTTCTTGTATTGCATTGTAATGGTTGTGTTGtgttaatttattaatactattattatgtTTTAGTGTAGATGgcagaaaagttgttcatttttctcatcCATTCCGGTGGAATAATTAAACATGGAGAAAATGAGGTTTATTACGAAGGACCACCTCCTTCTATGCTTCCATTAAGCCGGGGTGTTACATTTGAAGATCTATGTGATGGAGTAGCATCCACACTTCATATAAACAGAGAAGATTCAAAATTGACTATTTGGTATAGATTTCCATTTCAATGTCATCCACATCCTGTGACTTACCAGCAAGTTTTGGTAGCAGATGATAATGGTGTCAATGCAATATTCAATATGTTAGACCGCCAATATGGATTTGTAGATGCAGAGTTATACGTGGGTGTAGAGCCTATAAGAAGCCATCGAGATGTTTTCCCCATTCGATATGCCAACGAAGGACCGAGTGCATCATTTAGTTATTCACATAGCGAGCACTTCCATGATCCATATGCCACTCATATTAGTCATTATTCTCAAGATGCGGCTCATTCCCCAATCAACATTGGCGGTGCTGACTATCATGCTCCATATTAAAGGAATAGAGAATACAGAGTTGATGTTGGGTTGAAAACCACACACAATGAGACGTGTCCTGCTTTGTATTAATACTAAAGGATTATAGACAAACTTCCCTAAATTGTAGAGAAGATAATTACAGCAAATTACAATTATAGAGAATCAGCTAAAGTCAAGGGATGTGCTACGGAGGAGACAATCAAGGGAGTGATATCAGCTGACTTATGTTTGGCAAGAATCTGAATTTGAATTGGATTCTTTTATGGCAATATATTTGGAGTCTTGGCTGGCAATATTTGACTTTGAGTTAGACACATCAAGCTTCTGATTATCACACCCCCGCAAGCTAATGGGACAAGAGCGTACCATAAGCTTGTTTGCCAATAATTTGAAACGGGCAGTAGAAAGCCCTTTGGTGAACATGTCTGCTACCTGATCTGTAGTACAAATGTAGCTAACATCCAGCTCCTTGCGAACAACCTTATCGCACATAATGGTAATCTACTTCCAAATGTTTAGTGCGTGCATGAAACACCGGGTTTGAGGCTAAAGAGATGGAACTAATGTTGTCACACCAAATAAGCGGAGTTGTTAGAGAGACACCCAAATCTTTGAACAATGATCGTAGCCATGAAATCTCAGTTGCAGTATAAGCCAATTGACGGTATTCTGCCTCTGTGCTTGAGCGAGACACAGTACGGTGTTTCTTGGCACTCCAAGATATGGGATTATATCCAAGATAAATACAGTAACCACCTGTAGAGCGACGATCATCCGGATTTCCAGCATAATCAGCATCGGAATAGGCTTCTAAACATAGAGAACCAGGTTGATAAAACAAACCATGAGTAGGAGTGCTCTTCAAATAACGCAATATTCTTTTGA
This DNA window, taken from Quercus robur chromosome 2, dhQueRobu3.1, whole genome shotgun sequence, encodes the following:
- the LOC126695924 gene encoding serine/threonine-protein phosphatase 7 long form homolog; this translates as MAWEHLPYLTPIPINPINLNGDDPYGCRWDTKRTFTHTPTHVLRAYRSNHDTHNNKQVVWTPYDNYMHPWCLAERNIWTTTAPLLCFQIVEYYHPERVMQQFGLLQRCPRWPTDNLDKSVHCVKLTGKSTVNWRMQHDQYYQRWNMRAELLVGDDHFDSSVDYATWY